The following is a genomic window from Roseitalea porphyridii.
ACTCCGCCGCGACCGGCAGTGCGTCGCTGCCGGCAAACGCGCGGATTTCGGCGATCACCCGGTCCTGATCGGCTTCGGCCAGATAGGGATGCATGGGCAGGCACAGGATCGTGCCGGGCTTGCTCTCGGTCACCGGCAGCCCGCCGGGCGCGACCGGATAGCGGCGATAGACGTCCTGCTGGTGCAGCGGCTTGACGTAATAGACGACCGACGGGATCTGCTTGTCCGCCAGATGCGCCTTCAGCGCGTCGCGGTCGGTGCTTTCGATCGCGTACTGCGCCCAGGCCGAGCGCATGCCCTCGGGATTGCGCGCGGTCTTGACGACGTCCTTGAGCCCTTCGTGATAGCGCTGCGCGACGCGCTGGCGCGCCTCCATTTCCTCCTCGAGGATATCGAGCTTGAGGCTGAGGATCGCCGCCTGGATCGTGTCGAGCCGCGAGGTCAGGCCGATGCGGACATTGTCGTACTGGCTCTCGCCCTTGCCGTGGAAGGCGACCGAGCGCATCACCTCGGCCAAGTCGTCATCGTCGGTCATCACCGCGCCGCCGTCGCCCATGCAGCCGAGCGGCTTGGCCGGGTAGAAGCTGGTGGTGGCGACATCGCCGAACGCGCCGCACATGGTGCCGTTGCGAACGGCGCCCGCCGCCTGGGCGGCATCGGAGATGACCTTGAGACCGTGCGCCCGCGCGATCGGCATGATCGCGTCATAGTCGGCGACCATGCCGAACAGGTCGACCGGGATGATCG
Proteins encoded in this region:
- a CDS encoding DegT/DnrJ/EryC1/StrS family aminotransferase → MQFIDLGAQRARLGSALDEAVSAVVHGGAYILGPQVAEFEKRFADYLGVKHVIGCASGTDALQIPLMAWGVGPGDAVFVPSFTFASTAEVVALLGAEPVFVDIDPETYLMDVRSLEAAIAMIEAEGRLTPRAIIPVDLFGMVADYDAIMPIARAHGLKVISDAAQAAGAVRNGTMCGAFGDVATTSFYPAKPLGCMGDGGAVMTDDDDLAEVMRSVAFHGKGESQYDNVRIGLTSRLDTIQAAILSLKLDILEEEMEARQRVAQRYHEGLKDVVKTARNPEGMRSAWAQYAIESTDRDALKAHLADKQIPSVVYYVKPLHQQDVYRRYPVAPGGLPVTESKPGTILCLPMHPYLAEADQDRVIAEIRAFAGSDALPVAAE